Genomic segment of Primulina tabacum isolate GXHZ01 chromosome 11, ASM2559414v2, whole genome shotgun sequence:
GCAAGTTCAATGTTTGAAGCTAAATTTGGATTCAGCTGGCGTTTTACTCTATTTACCATTTGCCGATTTGAAATGTTCCACGAATCTTGATTATCTCATTGTTTGACAGAATTGGGATTTCCCGAGATTATTCAGGAAATGGGGAAAACAGGCAGAGATTGGACGCAGATCTACGCGATCTACGGTGTGGATGACTGGCAGACCCCATTATTCCTTCTCATTCATGCCATGGGCTTCTCTGTTCTCTCAGTTGTGTTCCTTATCTACTTCGAACCTATTTGCCTTTTCCTGCAACACTTTTTCCCGGGCCCTGCTTCGAGTCGCTTCGCCGCAGGTTTCACCGGCTCAGTCACAGCGCTCTCCGCTGTATGCCTTTTCTTCGCCGCCGGTAACTTCTTCTACTCCGCCGTGTCCCTTCACTGGGACATGTCCCAGCGCATCGTGTCCTCTGTCTCGGATTGGTCCTCCGTCAAGCACGCACTTGACCTGGGTTGTGGCCGGGGCATCCTCCTGAACGCAGTCGCTATGCAGCTCAAGAAATCCGGGTCCTCCGGTCGCGTTGTTGGGCTCAATACGGCCCGGACCCAGACACGCAGCAGCACCGTCATTCCTACACGTACCTTGAAAACCGCTGGCCTCGAGGGCGTCCAAGAGTACGTCACTTGCAGGTAGGGAGGACCGGactatttaattataatatatatattatgcatCGTTTTTCAACAAGCTCCAAATTTTTATCTCTTCGTTTTTCTGGTCCACTTGAATACAAAAATATAGTAAAGTAAAGTGTTTTAAACATGCAGTACCGACGAATTCTAAAGACCAAGCACTTCAGTATCATACTTCTTcatttgaattaaatttaatATCTTTTTTATCCGGGCCGCCATCTAACTACCAAATATGGTACAAAAGCAGACCAGGTGACCCAAGGACGCTACCCTTCAGCGACAACTACTTCGATGTGGTGGTATCTGCTGCGTTCGTACACAGGGTGGGTAAAGAGTTTGGGGCCAAGTCTGCTGCTGCTGCGGCAGAACGCATGAGGGTGTTGTGTGAGGCGGTGAGGGTGCTGAAGCCTGGCGGCGTGGGGGTTGTGTGGGACCTGGTGCATGTGCCGGAGTACGTGCATCGGCTGAATGAGCTGAAGATGGAGGATATCCGGGTCTCGGATCGGGTCACGGCGTTTATGGTCAACAGCCATATCGTTTCGTTTCGGAAGCCACGTCATCATTTCGTGAGGTCCGCAGAAGTGAGATTAGATTGGAGATTCAATGGTCTTTGTTGACGATCaggaataaaaaaatcaaataaatattttttattaagaaaGCAAAGGAGGTCGGAAAATGCAAATATTGGGAAATGGTAAATCAAATGctcttttttttaaatttatattatttgtttttatgAGGTGAAGAAAAAATATAAGGAAAAAATGCAGATCTGGGGATACGAAGTGGAACCAGATGCTTTGTATTAGAATTGTATACACACAATAAAGAATTAATTATATGGGTTTGCTGATATATTAATTTTGCGAtcaattcatttttatttatttatttatttataaaatatgtgCTTCTTCGAAAGGGTGGTCTTGTAACTTTGAATCAGCTAGGTTGATCCAATACCATATGACAAATCATATAcgatttttctttgttttcgTCGTATGTACTGAACCATTATAAGTCCTAAAGTTGTTCTTTCGATATTGTATCAAAGTAAGATAGAAATTAAACCTGTACAACGAAAAAATATgtcaattttgtttttcttggATGAAAAGAGTTGGGCCGTTGATTATATGTTGTATCAACTGGTCGTGGCGGGTGTTGATGGGTTAGTGTCTCACCAGTTTTGAAAAAGCAAATGAAATGAGTGTTGGAGAATTAAAATCTATGGCATGTGTTGGGAGTGCTGGAATCGGGTAGAGGTTCCCGGGTTGAGTGTTCTGGACACTTTGAAAGCAAAGAATGCTAGTGGGCGCGAGAAAATTTTTTGGTATAACTACTCCGATGCTCAAGTCGGTTAGATATTCACGCAGAGGAAATTGTGATATAGAGAATATATAGCGAGTGTTTGCGGAAAAATTGTTGATGGACAAAAATATATCCTAAATGATCCAGCAAATCTGAGTACTTTTAGGTGAAATGTAATGATAACATTGTTTTCACTGACCGGCTACTCCTCATGATCAGTCATCAGTTAGTTGCCCACGCCCTGTCCTCTGATACTGTTGCAACTGACAACTCATACTGCTTCTTGTTTTGTCACTTCGCCCCATGTGTGTTGATTGATATACTAATGATTTCGAGACGTGAAAAGTCATAATTCTGGGCCCAGAGTCGATGTCTATCCCGCGGTGCTTAGACAGTGGTCATATTGTGATGGTGTAGACAAAGTCCCAGATTCATTATCATAACCTCCTTACACAGCCCGGACTAGTCTAAGAGAGTAGGTTTATATGGGTAAGTGCTGGTTAAATCGGATTCCTTAGTTGTTGCATACTCATAGAGATTTTATATAAgaacattttttttatctgAGCTGGTTCTATCCCTTGTAGCCCCAGACTTCCGATCTCTTTATTCTATCTGAGTCTGAGGATGATTCGAGTTCTTTTCGGGgcatcaatacataataatTATAAAGTAACCCAACAAAATATAACTAAatttttttgatgaataatgtgATTATATTAAACAGTGACATTGGTGATAAGCAATAGTCCAGGATTTCAACGTGGAAATAATAGATGTTTAGTTGGCTCCGTACTAGATTGGCTATTTTGTCTATTCGGTCAAGTTAAACTATTAGTAGTTTTCGAGTTCTATTTCACAGTCTTGTCCCTTTCAGTGGATGATTCATCGTCGTAGGCACATTTTATCTTATTCCATGTGGGAAAGTCGACCCATTCCGATGCCATTTTGGACTTGTGATAATACATACAAACCCACATTTTGAGTGCTCCACAACCAGTTTTCACCTTTGCTAtacttataattaattaattaatcattttggGTATGCGATTACAAAGTCTAATAGAGCAGTCTGTTACGTAAATGTTTCATTTATCTAGTATGATATCATGATGTGAAATTAGTTTCAaattttacacaagtttttaaCCGAAACCTAAGAGTGTTATATAGTACGAGGTGAAAATGGAGGAAAAGAAAAGGGGAGAGTAATTGGCACATAATTGAAACAAAAGCTTATTCCTCCTCCCCATATTACACACTTTTTGCCGAATTGATTACAAAATGAGGCACAAAGTAAACTTTATTTAATAGCAAGTGACGAAGACAGCGCCTTCCATGCACGTATACATGCTTTTTCTCACGTGATGAAGCTGCTTTATCATTTGCTTCCAATTTCTTAAGGGGGTACTGTCCCCCCACTTTGCTAGCTAGCTTTAGTTGATAAAAGAGGGATTTTCATTTGAACTATTGGGTCCAACATCAAAGCATGCATTATGGTATATATTATGGAGTATAAAAGCTGCTGCCCAATTTCGAATTCTTCACGACTAAGAGATTGAATCGGCACCAGTAGAGGTGATTGTTGATGGGTTATTACTTAATTGCTATAAAAATTTGAATGCTTTTTTCAAATACccaaaaattcttgaaacatAATTCCTTCAAAAGGGATTCCGTTTTGACGTAAAATTATGAAAGACATCAGTTTCCATTAATGTCAAAAGCTAtgataacatttaaaaaaaaacattcaaGTAATCAATCGATATATTAGTTAGTCCTATAGCTAGCAATTAGGTGTTAGCTGGGTTCGAATCGAACAGGATTGAGATTTGAGACCAGACaactaatttttactcctcaaATTTCAATTTCCGTATCGAGAGAACCGAAGATGGTCCCATCAAATTGAAATGAACGTCTAACTAATTGCTCGGCTCTTTAGGTCTATAGAGTGATACATCGATCAGTCTACCACAAGTATTTCTGGTATCCCCCCCTACAGCAAAATAATTAAGTCTTCTATGTGTTTGGGGTTATTTTGCCTTTCGTGCTTGAAAAATAAGCTAGGACTTTCGGGTCCTTTATGTAAAAATAAGTCATAAAATTCCAAAATATTTGTGTGAATCTAGAACGAAAACAGTATCTCGACCTTTAATGTTCAGGTCCGAGAAACGCATTGTTGGAACTGGGTTGAAACGACAAGCGATTTGTTTTTTGGATGTTAAATACTAAAATTGCGTTATGAAAAGTGTGACAATAATGATTTTTATAACTTTGTTCAAACATTGGCAAAAGGAGCTTCTCTTTAACCTTACGAAAATTGATCTAATctgttgctgttgctgcttgctGGTTCAAAAATCAGAATTCAAATATTGGAGTCCGGTTATCAAAGCAAAGCCCACCATTTTGGCGGCGGGACGCACTCTAATTTGGGCTTCGATTCGCAGTCCTGTGTcatgaaacaaatatatatGGGCTCAgcatcatccataaaaaataagcATCCAAGTCCAAAAATGAATATTGACCATCGAAGGACGGAAGTAGGGTATGGATGCCAGCTATTTGTGTCCAGCAAGTGTTGGCGTTGCACCCTCTTTTCTCAAAATACGAACAAGAAAAGTCGTGAAAATGGAATTTCCGTGGCATAGAACGTAGCCCAACTGGGTTCCTCCACAATCTACGTAGTCCGTAGACGTGGCTTCTCCGGTGCAAACCGTGGTTCCAGATATTTCTAAAGGAGCCCAGTTTCTCTAATAAAATTAAATCAcgtattttatatttaattttaattattattttattcatttataTCTGTTTCGCATTACAAGTGGCCCGGAAGAATATGATAAATAATTCACAAAGTAATCTGCTTATGGAGCTCTTCAATTAAATTTTTGTGCTATATATATCATGTTGATTTTAAATTGGTAATAAAGATTTTTACCAAAGGTATCCGGGCTTTAAAGTGATCAGAGGAAGCCACTGTATGGCCGTAGCCGTCGCCGCCGCCTCTATCGCCCCAAAATCCTTCTTAGCTCTTCGTGGGCCCAAACAGAGCAACCCTTTCTACAACACTCCCGTCAAACTTAGTTTCTTCCACACAAATCATAGTCGTCGTTCCTTACATGTTGTTGGTTCGGTGGCCGGTGAGTTTGACGTCATCCCCGTCCAGAGTGATGACATAGTGGATCAAAAAAGCGGCGCCTTGTTCTCAGGAAAAGAAGCGGAAGGGACGGAGGTGGATCTGGTTGTAGGGGGTTTTGCCAGTGACGCTTCTGGAAGGCTGACTCTTGAGGGAGCTGTTGGCTTCTCAACCTCTGCTTCTGGTGCAGCTGGTTCGGACTCGGTCGATGGGGAAAGCCAGCTGGAAATGGCGAGACTTGTTGATAGGACCATTAATGCTTCTATTGTGTTGGCTGCTGGATCTTTTGCCATCGCCAAGCTACTTACCATCGATCATAATTATTGGCATGTGAGTTATTTCTATTCTCgtgtcttttttcttttttgggtTTCTGTAGTGTAAATAGAAAATTGTCCGGAAAGTGTGGCTTCCTTGAGATGTATTGTTCTTGATGGGTATGCGACTTTGGGGGATTTGAATTTCATCTTTGAGTGCAATTGCGTTGTCTGATTTAGTTGTTTGCTTAATTCTTTGGAATAGCATCTATGGTAACTGAAGATTGACAAGTTATTTATGACTTTTGATTTCGGTCTTATTGATCCTCTGAATGTTGTTAATTTTGGTCGATTACATGAAGTAATATTTCTCAACTCTTACTCCGGGGATTGTTAGTCTTGTTTGGATGGACGAATATAGGACAGATGTACAAATATTTCCATATTGTTCAATCTGCTGTTCAGAAATTACCCCGTGGGCAGAGGGTTACCCTAAAGAGCGGGCGACTCACCTATTGGTCTGGGGTTGAAAACTTgaatttttcataaaattatgtataaaattttactttttcttGATTAAGGGGATGGACGGTGTAGGGGTGGAGAATCTGAAGGATGGAGAGTAAAATTTCTGAAAGGATGAAATTTATGCACTATAGTTTCCTTCGGTTTGGTGAAAAAGATTTGTTGAGCGTTTTTATAGCTGTAGAATTGGTTCTTGATTGCTACATACTTCTGCTTTATATTAGATATTATGTGGAAACGGTTTATTATCTTTACTCAGGGATGGACCCTTTTCGAAATATTGAGATATGCACCCGAACACAACTGGAATGCGTATGAGGCTGCTCTTGTAACAAATCCCGTCTTGGCGAAAATGTTTATCAGTGGAGTTGTTTATTCCTTGGGGGATTGGATCGCACAGGTTCGTAAATTTTGTTTATTGATGAGAAAACTCCTCTGCTATTGGCTGTTTGATGGATTGATGTGACTAATTAACATGTTAATAAATCGCAGTGTTACGAAGGGAAACCTCTGTTTGAATTTGACCGTTCACGTATGTTCAGATCTGGCCTAGTTGGTTTTTCACTTCACGGTTCCCTGTCGCACTATTACTATCATTTCTGTGAGGTAATTATTGCAGAGGCATTGTGTTAAGATTTTATGTTCTAGTACAATATTTTTGAACATACCGTGGTTTTCAGGCTTTATTTCCTTTTGATGATTGGTGGGTTGTTCCTGCTAAAGTTGCTTTTGATCAAACAGCTTGGTCTGCTGTTTGGAACAGCATCTACTTCATTCTTTTAGGGGTCTTACGCCGTGACTCCCCTGCCAGTATCTTTTCTGAGTGGAAAGCTACTTTCTGGCCAATGTTAACGGTAAGAAGCCGTACTCTTTTTTTAGGATGTACAAAACTGGTAAACCTCAAAGAGGACTTGTGGCTTCAATTCCAAATGAAGGATCTAGAATCGAGATCACTTATGCATGCTTGCAAATTGTTTCTTGAACTTTTTGCTTCTTAAAGTTAATAAATTTTCATCTGCTGCTTAATCTTATGTTTTGTGTAATTTGATGAAGTCTTTACTGATATATATTCGGTGCCTAATTCTCATGTCTAACTtgtaatttcattttttaaCTTCGTGAAAATTTAAGGTTAAGCTATTTGAGAGGTTACGGAAGGTGTAATTTCGAAGGCATGAATATCACATGTCGAGAAATATGATGTGTAAAAAGCCTTGCCATAATCCTTTTTAATATGAGGAAACTATGTTTTACACAGACGACACAAAATCGTGTAGAGATCAGCTTTTTTCCATTTCTTTCTACCTGTGTCGGACAAACAAGTGAAacctattttttaaataattgcaaTCTGCATCTATTCTACGCTCTTAAAATTTGATTTGAATGTGATTGATTTCAGGCTGGTTGGAAGCTATGGCCTTTTGCTCATTTGATCACCTATGGCGTGATTCCTGTCGAACAAAGGCTTCTATGGGTTGACACAGTGGAACTTGTTTGGGTCACCATATTGTCTACGTAAGCTTTGTTACTTGGATCAAATTATTTATTGCTTTGTAGGGTAGTTTCTTGGATTCGAAAAATCATTCAGAGTTTACGATGATTAACTGTCCTTTTGAGAATAATACTTTTATTTGGTAACGATGTGAATTGGATCCCTCTTATGGCTTGATCATAGTTAAAACTAGGTATCTAGCTCGAATCCATTGGATGGTGGGATGAGGCTTAAAttccaaatatatttttttgacagTTACTCAAACGAGAAATCTGAAACAAGAACGTCTGAAGTTCCCACTGAGACAAATCCAACATCATCGATGGAAAGATGAAAAACGTATGGGATCTCGACTTTTATATCTATGATTACGACATTGTCCATTTTTTATTGTTCCTTCGAATCAAGGAATGAAAGAGAACGAGAAGCAGTCAGGAGGAAGAGACAGAGAAGCATTGTCTCAATCCTCGACTGCTGTTAAAGAACCACTGTTTGTATATGTAAAGAGTAACGAACATCGATTCCTCGTGTCTCGGTTTGAGTTTTGATTGTACCATAAGAATATGTCCTTGATAGTTAATGTATATGTTTGTTCATAATCGGATGTTACTTGTTATTTTGGTTTTGGAATTTTATCTGTTAGAGTTGAACGATAATAGATGAATGTCGATAAATATTTCTCATTACCAACGTAAATCAAGTAAGATTCATGCCTCAAAAGATGCTAGTCAGATATACATTCAAAAGTAGCTTCTATGTGTAGCTTTATGATAGAAGTATGTCCGGAAAATTTTTGTCGGAACTTCTCGTGGTTAAGCCATAGACATTCTTGAGAGGCGGCTAGGTATGGGGCAGAAATTCCGCCACCTACAGCTCAGTTTCTGGCTTGGAGGTGTCAAAGCCCTTTGAACAACTTCTCTGGCTGCCTGTCGTCTCCTCGACCTGCTCCTTGGTGTTAATTCCACATACCGCTCGTATGTTACAGAGCGTTTGTATGTGAAGGATCTTGGTGATGCCGTACGTCGAGCCAGATTCTTCTCAGCTCCAACTCCGGCCACCGCCGGAGTTGGTGGAAGCCCATTTTTGGTCTGATCCATAGGATGGAACCTTCGTAATTGAGCTCTCTCTTTCTTGATGAGTTTTAGCTGTTTGGGTTTGGATTCTGAGAATTTGGTCTGAACTTATATAGAGTAGCAAACAATATGACTTCTTGGAAAGTTCTTTAAAGTGGGCAAATATAATCAAAGACACCTTTTGAAAGTTCGTTTGAAAACCGAGGGACGAATTAATTAATACGCGGTTGTTGGTAGACCATTTCGGAACACACATGATTttgtataatatatatgtaataataattaatatcgaTACAATTTGCACATTTTgtataaaataaactttattttcttgatattaactattttttaaaaaaaaattgaaaggcTGATATTAACTATTAAGCACTTAAAAAAAGGATGATATTTTCATGGTCACGGTTTTAtgggaaaaagaagaagaaaaagagtCGAAAACTTCTTGAAAGTGGTTTCATTTCAAAGTGGAAGAGTCAACCGTACTAGAATTGTtcttcaaaattattaattgattgattaattaatatgcACTTTGAACGACTAGTTAAATGATGGTCCAAACTCCAAAGGACATTACTTTGCAAAATGTATCAAATAAAAGGCTAATGTTCAActtatatgtatattttataAATCCAAAAATTACTCGAACAAAAGTTATcgaaacaataaatttaatgaACTTTAAAATTTggtaacaatttttttttttttttgtcagaTGAACTTTAACAGGATGCAAATCAGGGCTTTCATCGGTTCAAATTGTAGTTGTCAAATTTAGACTCGACAACTTTTTGTTTGATTGAGATCAATAATTTCTGCAAACGATATTATATTTACTGCCTTTCATTTCAATTTTGGAAATAGTTTTGGGCTGTTGGATACAAAGTCACATTTCATGGAGCCCGTTCGGCATCAATTCAGGGCTGGCGGACTTGACAATAATTAGAGGTACATTATTTTATGTCTTTTCTTTATAATCGAAAATGATCAAAATTGAAGAGCtggtttttctttttcttcactTATTTGTTTTCCTAATTTAAATAACGACCATATAAATTACATGATCAGTTTTTCTTACTAGCTGAAAGATTTTATTTTGTGGTCGggacacaaaatatttttagtcGTGTAAATTAGTAACTAgcattattttttcaattttagtcttttcTAACACGAATGTCGATATAACATCAAACACATCAGCAATATCCGATATCACATCATTGTTCATGAAAGATGACCAAATTCGAAAAAATATAAGTTAATAGATTAACATTGTGATATTTACCGACAGCAaagtcaaaaataaaaaaaatatgcaagatACATGACCGAAAATGTTTTGTAATAGTACATAGTTGTGAATATGTGATTACCTTACCCATTTTTATATAAGGCTCTAGGCTCTTGCCCCTTCATACTTCATGATCGTTTATGTCGACAAAGCCGCACTCGTTCGGTCGTTCGTTCTATAGTTTTGCCTTCgagaaataaaaacaaattatcAATTGAAGAATATCTTGAAATTATAGATACATTCATCGTGACACATAAAATATGCAAGGTCACCTTTAATTATAAgaatctaaaaaaaaataaaaaaaaatcgacaTATAACATCTGCACTTATGTCTTACGTGCACGTTTTAATTTGTTTATTGTTATACAATAAGTATgcactaaaaaaaattttgaaaacatatACACTATAATTAACAAATTcgttaattattttatagggATATGAAAGCGTCTTTAATAAGAGATTAGAATTATTTTGTTAATCTCCATCAAACCACTATCTATTTTCccaatttaagaaaatttaaaaaattatgaattaaaGATGTTTGTACTCTTTCCTTAAATGGGATTGTGGTTTACGATAATAAATTTGAGTGGGTTAAGATAATGATTTGTTTTCAATATGACAGATGAAGATGGTCCCTAAGTTGTCAAAGAGAGGCAAATTAAAAAGCCACATATGAATTTACCCTTTCTCTTATCCCCTACAATATTGatttaaaaaacaaacaaaaaatgaaaatataaaacCCCTATAATATTGAATCCCAAATTTTCCATTCAATAaagtaaatatattataaatatttcaaaaaatgtttatgtatgttaagattgaaacttggacctaactcaaccccaaaagctagtttaaggggggaggattgtccaagaccatatataTAACTTCTAGGTATTTTATCAAACCGACGTGGGACAACTAACAATgtagcataaaatataaaaaaaattgaaataatccGATTCGCCATCAAAATGAAATAATGTTGTGGTGGTAGAGAATATACATACTTTGGCCATATATTGAATTTCACACGATATATCAAAGAAAAGGACATCCTTATCATGCGTAAATTTTTTGGGGATTAAATCAAGGAAAATGTCGATGATGGAAAAGAAAGTTGGCATTACGACAAATTAAGATAACATTTCGTTAATCATAGAGTTTTACAAGTCTATCTTTTTcttaaattaaatcatatatatgaatGTTAGTTTTGACACCAAAATTCATTGCACCATGTGATGTAGATAACTTTTTAAATATACCAAAACAAAATGATGGCATGTGATTAATTAATTCCAGATAGCTTAATATATTTCTTGTCAAGATCAATATTCTATGATCCAACATTATAAATTTTTGAATGGTATAAACAAACGAAAAGAATAGGCTATAGTCGTATCAACCAGTTAATTACTTTTCAAGTACAAGTGCACAATAAAAAtttggtttttgtttttgttttctgtttttttttttttttgagattgtATTATTTCTTTTACTAGTCCTATATGGGGAAACTTTACGACTAGCCAGCAAGGGCGGAGCCACATTACAAGCCCAGGTGgtcctaatttttttaaaaaaatttatatgtaaatttttgtataattttggataaatttgatattaatccggatagatcaatttaaaatattaaaatattttagagtttaaaattctagcccGGGTAGAATCGGATTCCTGGCTCCGCCACTGTAGCCAGGGTTATATTGGTCAACATCccttacttgcaatatatatgtgattaaaggaaaaaaaaatagagGGATTACGTTTCTTGAAACTATTGTACATAAACAACAAATTTGTGAGCCTATGTATACATACATATGTataattgaatttcttgaaGAATAAATTAATGCCATGCATAATTCTTGAGGGATCGGAGAGAGAGATTC
This window contains:
- the LOC142519020 gene encoding uncharacterized protein LOC142519020, with the translated sequence MGKTGRDWTQIYAIYGVDDWQTPLFLLIHAMGFSVLSVVFLIYFEPICLFLQHFFPGPASSRFAAGFTGSVTALSAVCLFFAAGNFFYSAVSLHWDMSQRIVSSVSDWSSVKHALDLGCGRGILLNAVAMQLKKSGSSGRVVGLNTARTQTRSSTVIPTRTLKTAGLEGVQEYVTCRPGDPRTLPFSDNYFDVVVSAAFVHRVGKEFGAKSAAAAAERMRVLCEAVRVLKPGGVGVVWDLVHVPEYVHRLNELKMEDIRVSDRVTAFMVNSHIVSFRKPRHHFVRSAEVRLDWRFNGLC
- the LOC142518148 gene encoding uncharacterized protein LOC142518148 is translated as MAVAVAAASIAPKSFLALRGPKQSNPFYNTPVKLSFFHTNHSRRSLHVVGSVAGEFDVIPVQSDDIVDQKSGALFSGKEAEGTEVDLVVGGFASDASGRLTLEGAVGFSTSASGAAGSDSVDGESQLEMARLVDRTINASIVLAAGSFAIAKLLTIDHNYWHGWTLFEILRYAPEHNWNAYEAALVTNPVLAKMFISGVVYSLGDWIAQCYEGKPLFEFDRSRMFRSGLVGFSLHGSLSHYYYHFCEALFPFDDWWVVPAKVAFDQTAWSAVWNSIYFILLGVLRRDSPASIFSEWKATFWPMLTAGWKLWPFAHLITYGVIPVEQRLLWVDTVELVWVTILSTYSNEKSETRTSEVPTETNPTSSMER